A section of the Corvus hawaiiensis isolate bCorHaw1 chromosome 16, bCorHaw1.pri.cur, whole genome shotgun sequence genome encodes:
- the KNOP1 gene encoding lysine-rich nucleolar protein 1 isoform X2, which produces MIVKKKRKEIHEEPVQKKKKVKTIIKIEEDVQTVIKTEDNGHLKKKTKTRKKDSLKDECLHKLQPKNNKKNKKKVGSELLREAHLENFVNVKGHLDFELQEESEERIKILKKKKKKVRCNFSLEDNESSAVELSNHHTDGAKRNEPSLKKKRKNTALNLELDGEVKKKKKKKGSFSLEDIQDSEQKQSAEVCNKPHTCIAQEAAFRGESCDTDNAQNGGESCVRTKKKKKKDKSDCILPLADNQDNIHQVPGSPIALSDFRKRKKHNSWEFTSTSREEEDKIKNSGSIKERKKKKRSKDISSSVCEEDKEDWSHSMPYKHLPAQHKVELEEEELSGRKCRKNFEDNIEVSKKKKKTKKKEKETTYSEASLNNGSASKSQKVLLESNKKKRESEMEQAQCVAGDAVDGALCNSNPVLCDRKGKKRKKVPPQDFAEELGSEANAKKMKTELPGNESLEHLDGVIIVQEKKGNCDEISIDKVRRQALQEEIDRESGRTKAFSSTVGQDTKLGQWSTATFRSSEEQMKFFRLMGGFKKGSVPIQNLSATMNKPNMALNKEGEEKLQQALKMEFDKAMDLKQHRGIGLGFQPTANKKVYIDKYTSRSIKLED; this is translated from the exons ATGAtagtaaagaaaaagagaaaagaaattcatgAGGAACctgtacagaaaaagaaaaaggtgaagACAATCATTAAAATTGAGGAAGATGTTCAAACTGTCATTAAAACTGAGGACAATGGCCACCTCAAGAAAAAAACGAAGACAAGGAAAAAGGACAGTTTAAAAGATGAATGTTTACACAAATTGCAACCAAAGAAtaataagaaaaacaagaagaaagttGGCTCTGAATTGCTCAGAGAAGCTCATTTAGAAAACTTCGTGAATGTAAAAGGTCATCTGGATTTCGAACTTCAAGAAGAATCAGAGGAACGAATTAAAATactcaaaaagaagaaaaaaaaagtccggTGTAATTTCTCCTTGGAGGATAATGAGAGTAGTGCCGTGGAGCTTTCAAATCATCACACAGATGGTGCTAAGAGAAATGAaccctctttaaaaaaaaagagaaagaatactGCTTTGAATTTGGAATTGGATGGTgaggtaaagaagaaaaaaaagaagaaaggcagtTTTTCACTGGAGGACATCCAGGACAGTGAACAAAAGCAATCTGCAGAAGTTTGTAACAAACCCCACACATGCATTGCACAAGAAGCAGCTTTTAGGGGTGAAAGCTGTGACACAGATAATGCCCAGAATGGTGGGGAGAGTTGTGTGAgaacaaagaagaagaaaaagaaagataagtCTGACTGCATTTTACCACTGGCAGATAATCAGGACAACATACATCAAGTTCCTGGTAGCCCCATTGCATTAAGTGActtcagaaaaaggaagaaacataaTTCCTGGGAATTTACATCGAcaagcagagaggaagaggacAAAATTAAGAACTCTGGGAGTAtcaaagagaggaagaagaaaaagagaagcaaagatATTTCTTCCTCAGTCTGTGAAGAAGATAAGGAGGATTGGAGTCACAGCATGCCTTATAAGcatctcccagcacagcacaaagtTGAGCTTGAGGAAGAAGAGCTGTCtggaagaaaatgcaggaagaaTTTCGAGGATAATATTGAagtcagcaaaaagaaaaagaagactaagaaaaaggagaaggaaacaacATATTCAGAAGCCTCTTTAAACAATGGAAGTGCCTCTAAAAGCCAAAAAGTACTGctagaaagcaataaaaagaagagagagagtgaaatGGAGCAAGCTCAGTGTGTTGCAGGGGACGCTGTAGATGGGGCATTATGCAATAGTAATCCTGTGCTCTGtgacagaaaagggaaaaaaagaaaaaaagtaccACCACAGGACTTTGCTGAAGAGCTAGGTTCAGAAGCAAATGCAAAAAAGATGAAGACAGAATTACCAGGGAATGAGTCACTG GAACATCTAGATGGTGTAATTATtgtgcaggaaaagaaaggaaactgtGATGAAATTAGCATAGACAAG GTGAGGCGGCAGGCCCTGCAAGAAGAAATTGATAGAGAATCTGGCAGAACCAAGGCCTTCAGTTCCACAGTGGGACAG GATACGAAGCTCGGACAGTGGAGTACAGCTACTTTCAGAAGTTCTGAGGAACAAATGAAGTTTTTTAGACTTATGGGTGGCTTTAAAAAGGGTTCTGTGCCTATCCAAAATCTCTCAGCAACTATGAACAAACCAAACATGGCTCTGAAcaaggaaggggaggagaagtTACAGCAGGCTCTGAAGATGGAGTTTGATAAAGCAATGGACTTGAAGCAACACAGAGGAATTGGTCTCGGATTTCAACCTACTGCCAACAAAAAAGTATACATAGACAAATACACATCTAGATCTATAAAACTTGAAGATTAA
- the KNOP1 gene encoding lysine-rich nucleolar protein 1 isoform X3 has translation MKSRVGVIGLVRKGGECRQRGAKGFSAVTDSLVMIVKKKRKEIHEEPVQKKKKVKTIIKIEEDVQTVIKTEDNGHLKKKTKTRKKDSLKDECLHKLQPKNNKKNKKKVGSELLREAHLENFVNVKGHLDFELQEESEERIKILKKKKKKVRCNFSLEDNESSAVELSNHHTDGAKRNEPSLKKKRKNTALNLELDGEVKKKKKKKGSFSLEDIQDSEQKQSAEVCNKPHTCIAQEAAFRGESCDTDNAQNGGESCVRTKKKKKKDKSDCILPLADNQDNIHQVPGSPIALSDFRKRKKHNSWEFTSTSREEEDKIKNSGSIKERKKKKRSKDISSSVCEEDKEDWSHSMPYKHLPAQHKVELEEEELSGRKCRKNFEDNIEVSKKKKKTKKKEKETTYSEASLNNGSASKSQKVLLESNKKKRESEMEQAQCVAGDAVDGALCNSNPVLCDRKGKKRKKVPPQDFAEELGSEANAKKMKTELPGNESLDTKLGQWSTATFRSSEEQMKFFRLMGGFKKGSVPIQNLSATMNKPNMALNKEGEEKLQQALKMEFDKAMDLKQHRGIGLGFQPTANKKVYIDKYTSRSIKLED, from the exons ATGAAAAGCCGAGTGGGAGTAATTGGGTTGGTCAGGAAAGGCGGGGAGTGTCGGCAGAGAGGTGCCAAAGGTTTCTCTGCTGTAACCGATTCGTTGGT aATGAtagtaaagaaaaagagaaaagaaattcatgAGGAACctgtacagaaaaagaaaaaggtgaagACAATCATTAAAATTGAGGAAGATGTTCAAACTGTCATTAAAACTGAGGACAATGGCCACCTCAAGAAAAAAACGAAGACAAGGAAAAAGGACAGTTTAAAAGATGAATGTTTACACAAATTGCAACCAAAGAAtaataagaaaaacaagaagaaagttGGCTCTGAATTGCTCAGAGAAGCTCATTTAGAAAACTTCGTGAATGTAAAAGGTCATCTGGATTTCGAACTTCAAGAAGAATCAGAGGAACGAATTAAAATactcaaaaagaagaaaaaaaaagtccggTGTAATTTCTCCTTGGAGGATAATGAGAGTAGTGCCGTGGAGCTTTCAAATCATCACACAGATGGTGCTAAGAGAAATGAaccctctttaaaaaaaaagagaaagaatactGCTTTGAATTTGGAATTGGATGGTgaggtaaagaagaaaaaaaagaagaaaggcagtTTTTCACTGGAGGACATCCAGGACAGTGAACAAAAGCAATCTGCAGAAGTTTGTAACAAACCCCACACATGCATTGCACAAGAAGCAGCTTTTAGGGGTGAAAGCTGTGACACAGATAATGCCCAGAATGGTGGGGAGAGTTGTGTGAgaacaaagaagaagaaaaagaaagataagtCTGACTGCATTTTACCACTGGCAGATAATCAGGACAACATACATCAAGTTCCTGGTAGCCCCATTGCATTAAGTGActtcagaaaaaggaagaaacataaTTCCTGGGAATTTACATCGAcaagcagagaggaagaggacAAAATTAAGAACTCTGGGAGTAtcaaagagaggaagaagaaaaagagaagcaaagatATTTCTTCCTCAGTCTGTGAAGAAGATAAGGAGGATTGGAGTCACAGCATGCCTTATAAGcatctcccagcacagcacaaagtTGAGCTTGAGGAAGAAGAGCTGTCtggaagaaaatgcaggaagaaTTTCGAGGATAATATTGAagtcagcaaaaagaaaaagaagactaagaaaaaggagaaggaaacaacATATTCAGAAGCCTCTTTAAACAATGGAAGTGCCTCTAAAAGCCAAAAAGTACTGctagaaagcaataaaaagaagagagagagtgaaatGGAGCAAGCTCAGTGTGTTGCAGGGGACGCTGTAGATGGGGCATTATGCAATAGTAATCCTGTGCTCTGtgacagaaaagggaaaaaaagaaaaaaagtaccACCACAGGACTTTGCTGAAGAGCTAGGTTCAGAAGCAAATGCAAAAAAGATGAAGACAGAATTACCAGGGAATGAGTCACTG GATACGAAGCTCGGACAGTGGAGTACAGCTACTTTCAGAAGTTCTGAGGAACAAATGAAGTTTTTTAGACTTATGGGTGGCTTTAAAAAGGGTTCTGTGCCTATCCAAAATCTCTCAGCAACTATGAACAAACCAAACATGGCTCTGAAcaaggaaggggaggagaagtTACAGCAGGCTCTGAAGATGGAGTTTGATAAAGCAATGGACTTGAAGCAACACAGAGGAATTGGTCTCGGATTTCAACCTACTGCCAACAAAAAAGTATACATAGACAAATACACATCTAGATCTATAAAACTTGAAGATTAA
- the KNOP1 gene encoding lysine-rich nucleolar protein 1 isoform X1, translating to MKSRVGVIGLVRKGGECRQRGAKGFSAVTDSLVMIVKKKRKEIHEEPVQKKKKVKTIIKIEEDVQTVIKTEDNGHLKKKTKTRKKDSLKDECLHKLQPKNNKKNKKKVGSELLREAHLENFVNVKGHLDFELQEESEERIKILKKKKKKVRCNFSLEDNESSAVELSNHHTDGAKRNEPSLKKKRKNTALNLELDGEVKKKKKKKGSFSLEDIQDSEQKQSAEVCNKPHTCIAQEAAFRGESCDTDNAQNGGESCVRTKKKKKKDKSDCILPLADNQDNIHQVPGSPIALSDFRKRKKHNSWEFTSTSREEEDKIKNSGSIKERKKKKRSKDISSSVCEEDKEDWSHSMPYKHLPAQHKVELEEEELSGRKCRKNFEDNIEVSKKKKKTKKKEKETTYSEASLNNGSASKSQKVLLESNKKKRESEMEQAQCVAGDAVDGALCNSNPVLCDRKGKKRKKVPPQDFAEELGSEANAKKMKTELPGNESLEHLDGVIIVQEKKGNCDEISIDKVRRQALQEEIDRESGRTKAFSSTVGQDTKLGQWSTATFRSSEEQMKFFRLMGGFKKGSVPIQNLSATMNKPNMALNKEGEEKLQQALKMEFDKAMDLKQHRGIGLGFQPTANKKVYIDKYTSRSIKLED from the exons ATGAAAAGCCGAGTGGGAGTAATTGGGTTGGTCAGGAAAGGCGGGGAGTGTCGGCAGAGAGGTGCCAAAGGTTTCTCTGCTGTAACCGATTCGTTGGT aATGAtagtaaagaaaaagagaaaagaaattcatgAGGAACctgtacagaaaaagaaaaaggtgaagACAATCATTAAAATTGAGGAAGATGTTCAAACTGTCATTAAAACTGAGGACAATGGCCACCTCAAGAAAAAAACGAAGACAAGGAAAAAGGACAGTTTAAAAGATGAATGTTTACACAAATTGCAACCAAAGAAtaataagaaaaacaagaagaaagttGGCTCTGAATTGCTCAGAGAAGCTCATTTAGAAAACTTCGTGAATGTAAAAGGTCATCTGGATTTCGAACTTCAAGAAGAATCAGAGGAACGAATTAAAATactcaaaaagaagaaaaaaaaagtccggTGTAATTTCTCCTTGGAGGATAATGAGAGTAGTGCCGTGGAGCTTTCAAATCATCACACAGATGGTGCTAAGAGAAATGAaccctctttaaaaaaaaagagaaagaatactGCTTTGAATTTGGAATTGGATGGTgaggtaaagaagaaaaaaaagaagaaaggcagtTTTTCACTGGAGGACATCCAGGACAGTGAACAAAAGCAATCTGCAGAAGTTTGTAACAAACCCCACACATGCATTGCACAAGAAGCAGCTTTTAGGGGTGAAAGCTGTGACACAGATAATGCCCAGAATGGTGGGGAGAGTTGTGTGAgaacaaagaagaagaaaaagaaagataagtCTGACTGCATTTTACCACTGGCAGATAATCAGGACAACATACATCAAGTTCCTGGTAGCCCCATTGCATTAAGTGActtcagaaaaaggaagaaacataaTTCCTGGGAATTTACATCGAcaagcagagaggaagaggacAAAATTAAGAACTCTGGGAGTAtcaaagagaggaagaagaaaaagagaagcaaagatATTTCTTCCTCAGTCTGTGAAGAAGATAAGGAGGATTGGAGTCACAGCATGCCTTATAAGcatctcccagcacagcacaaagtTGAGCTTGAGGAAGAAGAGCTGTCtggaagaaaatgcaggaagaaTTTCGAGGATAATATTGAagtcagcaaaaagaaaaagaagactaagaaaaaggagaaggaaacaacATATTCAGAAGCCTCTTTAAACAATGGAAGTGCCTCTAAAAGCCAAAAAGTACTGctagaaagcaataaaaagaagagagagagtgaaatGGAGCAAGCTCAGTGTGTTGCAGGGGACGCTGTAGATGGGGCATTATGCAATAGTAATCCTGTGCTCTGtgacagaaaagggaaaaaaagaaaaaaagtaccACCACAGGACTTTGCTGAAGAGCTAGGTTCAGAAGCAAATGCAAAAAAGATGAAGACAGAATTACCAGGGAATGAGTCACTG GAACATCTAGATGGTGTAATTATtgtgcaggaaaagaaaggaaactgtGATGAAATTAGCATAGACAAG GTGAGGCGGCAGGCCCTGCAAGAAGAAATTGATAGAGAATCTGGCAGAACCAAGGCCTTCAGTTCCACAGTGGGACAG GATACGAAGCTCGGACAGTGGAGTACAGCTACTTTCAGAAGTTCTGAGGAACAAATGAAGTTTTTTAGACTTATGGGTGGCTTTAAAAAGGGTTCTGTGCCTATCCAAAATCTCTCAGCAACTATGAACAAACCAAACATGGCTCTGAAcaaggaaggggaggagaagtTACAGCAGGCTCTGAAGATGGAGTTTGATAAAGCAATGGACTTGAAGCAACACAGAGGAATTGGTCTCGGATTTCAACCTACTGCCAACAAAAAAGTATACATAGACAAATACACATCTAGATCTATAAAACTTGAAGATTAA